The Aeromicrobium yanjiei DNA segment CCGGGCGCCCACACGCCGGACGGCGCGGGGCCGGCCAGGAAGGACGCCACGTCACCGTCGGCGACGACCCGGCCGTCGGCGGAGAGCACGACGACCCGGTCGACGTGCTCCAACCAGGGACCGATGCGGTGCTCGACCACGATCATCGTGCGACCCCGGGCCGCCGACACGATCGCGTCGCGGACCGTCGCGGCCGTGTCGGCGTCCAGCATCGCGGTCGGCTCGTCCAGCAGCATGACGTCGGGCTCGAGCGCCAGCACCCCCGCGAGGGCGAGGCGCTGCTGCTCACCGCCCGACAGGGCTCCCGTCGGGTGCTCACGACCCTGGCGCAGGCCGACGGCCTCGAGCGCGCCGTCGACCCGCGTCCAGATCTCGTCGCGCCGGACCCGGAGGTTCTCCAGGCCGAAGGCGACATCGCGACCGATCTGCTCGGCGACGACCGCATCGGCGGGATTCTGCAGGAGCAGACCGATGCGGCCGTCGACCGTCGCGGAGCCGGTCAGGTCGCCCGCGATCGTCGTCCCCAGCGCACTTGCGAGCCCCAGGAGCATCGTGGACTTGCCCGAGCCGCTCGGGCCGACGAGCAGGACGCGCTCGCCGGCACCGATCGACAGGTCGAGCCCGGCGACGACCGGCTCACGGCGGCCGAGCGGCCGCCACGTGAAGCCGTCGAAGCGGACCTCTCCGCGCACCTAGACCTCGACGGCCTGCTCGCGCCCGGCCCCGAACGCGTCCAGGACGCCGGTCCTCGCAAGGGCACGGACCAGCGCAAAACCGCCCAGTCCGGCGATGACGACGCCCGAGGTGACGAAGAAGCCGAGGTGCGCGAGCTTGTAGGGCCAGTCCCAGTCGGGGTAGTACGACGACCACTCGTAGACGGCCTCGAAGCCTGCCGCCACGGCGCCCGCGAGCGCCGCGACGACGAGTCCGAACCGGCGGTAGAAGAACAGCAGGAACACCAGCTCGGCGCCGATCCCCTGCCAGAAGCCCGAGGCCAGCGTGCTGAATCCCCACTGGCTGCCGCCGATGACGACGGTCGAGACGGCTGCGGCGATCAGCTCGGTCGCGAAGGCAGCGCCGGGCTTGCGGACCACCAGGCCGCCGACGACTCCCGCCGTCAACCAGACGCCGGCCAGCAGGGCCGAGCTGGGCGGATAGCCGAAGACGGCCAGGTCGCTGAGCGGCTCATAGGCCTTGTTCCACCCCCAGAAGATGACGCCGAAGGCGACACCCAAGGTGGCGATGGTGACCAGGTCGATCGTCCGATAGTGGACGTAGAACCCGGATGGGGACGTGTGTGCAGAACTCATCGTGACTCCCTTCGCCGGTACTAACCGGTGCAGGTTCAAGGGTCTGCGGCGGATCCGCACTCTCAGCGCCCTCTGCGTGGCGCTCCCCTGTCGTGTGCTTCGAGGTTACCCCGTGATGGGCCGAGGCGCGGCCCGGATCACCGACCGGTCAGTCGATCGCCGATCCGCGCGAGGCGGCTCGGGCGGACGAGGCCACGGTCCTCGCGGCGATCGGCCTCCCGGTACAGGCCGTACATCGCGCGCACGCCGAGCCATCGCAGCGGCTCCGGCTCCCAGCGACGGACCGACCGGTCGACCCACGGCAGGGCGGTGAGATCGGACTCGCGACCCAGCACGAGATCGGCGAGCGTACGCCCCGCGAGGTGGGTCGTGGTGAGCCCGCTGCCGACATAGCCGCCGGCCGAGCCGAGCCCGGTCGACGGGTCGTACGACACGCTCGCGCACCAGTCGCGGGGGACGCCGAGCACGCCGCACCACGCGTGGGCGATCGCCGCGCCACGGGTCGCGGGGAACATGCCGTGCAGGATGCCGGTCAGCGACTCGACGGTCCATGCCTGCGTCCGGCCGTCGACGTCGGTGCGGGAGCCGAACCGGTAGGGGATGCCGCGCCCGCCGAGCGCGATCCGGCCGTCGGCCGTGCGCTGTGCGTAGCAGTACGCGTTGGCCCGGTCCCCGAGCAGCTCGGCGCCCGCCCAGCCGATCTCGTCCCAGACCGCCTCGGGCAACGGATCCGTCACGATCATCGCCGAGTTCATGGGCAGCCACGTACGACGCTGGCCCCGCACGCTCGCGGTGTATCCCTCGAGACAGCGCAGGATCCGGGCCGCCCGCACGACGCCGTGATCGGTCGTGGCGACGCCCGGCTCGATCCGGGTCACCCGGGTCCCCTCCAGGATGCGTACGCCGCGCCGCTCGGCCGCCGCGGCGATCCCGGCGACGAGCTTGGCCGGGTGCACCCGCGCGCAGTGCGGGCTGAACGTGGCACCCACCGCACGGTCGACGCGCACCCGCTCGGCCAGCTCATCGACGCCCAGCTCGACGCGGTGCGAGTCGCCGAGCCCCCACGACGCGTCGTCGGCCAGGCCCTCGCGCAGACGGACGAGCTGGGACGGCGACCGTGCCACGTAGAGCACGCCGTCCTTGGCGATGTCGGCGTCGATGCCCTCGACCCGGCACACCTCGATGACGTCGTCGACCGCCCGCTGCATCGCTCCCACGAGTGCCCGGACGCCCTCCGCGCCGTGCGTCGCGGCGTACCGTCCCTTGCTCCCCGACAGCTCGGCCGAGAGCCAGCCGCCGTTGCGGCCGGACGCCCCGAAGCCAGCGAACTCGGCCTCCAGCACCACGATGTCGAGCGACGGGTCGAGCCCTGCGAGGGCGTAGGCGGTCCACAGTCCGGTGAGTCCGCCGCCGACGATGCAGACATCGCAGTCGAGGTCTCCGTCCAGGCCGGGACGCTGCTCGGGCCGGCCGATCTGCTCCCACCAGAACGAGACGCCGCCGTTGATCACGTCCTCATGCTGTCACCGCCGGACGCCGATAGCGTGGGGACCATGACGACCGCAGAGAACTTCCTGCTCGTGCTGACCGACTCCGACACCGGCAAGGCCCCGATCGGACAGATGGCCGTCGAGCCCGTGTTCGGCGGGGCGTTCTTGTTCGACCTCGTCGCGGCCGGTCGGCTCGAGCTGCAGGGCACGGGACGCAAGGCGCGCCTCGTCGTGACGGATCCGACCCCGGTGCCGGATCCACTGCTGCAAGCGGCGTTCGAGCGCGTCCTCTCGGCGCGCCGTCCGCTGACGCCGCAGAGCGCGGTCTCGCGGCTGGGCAAGAAGGGTCGCGAGCGGACGTACGACGCGCTCGCCGCCGCGGGTGCCGTGCGTCCGCGCCCGGAGAAGGCACTCGGCCTCTTCCCGGTGACCCGCCACGACGTGGTGGACGTCGCTCGCCGCGAGGCGCTGCTGGCAGGCATACGCGCGAGCCTGCTGAACGGCCAGCCGGCCGACGAGACCACCGGCCCGATCATCGGTCTGCTGTCGGCCGCCGACCTGACCAAGGCTGTCGTCGACAAGCCCGACCGCTCCCTGGCCAAGGCGCGCGCGAAGGTCATCTCCGAGGGCGACTGGGCCAGCGCGAGCGTGCGCAAGGCCATCCAGGCCGCGCAGAGCGCGATCACGACGACCATCGTCGCGGCGACCATCGTCACTAGCTCGTCCAGCTGATCCGCACGCGAACGGGAAGGGACCCGAAGGCCCCTCCCCGTTGCGCTCCTGCCCGGACTACTTGGTGATCCTCACCGCCTTCGTGGGGCTGGTGACGCCCGCGTAGTTGCCGTTGCCGGAGTACACCGACTTAATGCGAGCCGTGCCGGTCTTGGTGACCTTGACCTTGGTGCTCACGACGCCCTTGGCGGCCGCCGAGACCTTCAGCGTGCGGGTCAGGACGTACTTCCCGCCGGACTTCTTGACGTAGACCTTGACCGTGCCGGTCGGCTGGGTGCCCGCCGTCGCGCCGCGGACGTAGGTCTTGACCGTGAAGGACTTGCCCTTCTTGACCTTCGACTTCGACGAGGTCTTGGCCGTCGTGGCCTTCTTCTTGACCACGTGCTTCGCCGTGGCGACCCCGCTGGGGTCGACCTTGTCGGTGCCGTTGAAGACCGCCTCGACGTCGTACGTGCCGGCGTTGAGCGTCTTCGGCAGGCTGAACGTCGCCGTGCCCTCGTCGCCGAGCTGCACGTCGAACGAGGTGCTGCCGTAGGAGACGGTCACCGTGCCGCCGTCGCCGTTGGCGACGCCGACCGAGCCCTTGACGCCCGTGCCGTACACCGAGGTGTCCGACGCCAGCACCATCGCGATGCCCGACTTGCCCTTGGTGAGGGTCAGCCCGACCACGTTGGACTCCGAGCGCTGGGCCGAGGCCGTCTGCCCGAACGCCGCGGTGAACGAGTGCTCGCCGGCCTTGAAGCCCGCGGGGACCTCGAGCGTCGCCGTGCCGTCCGTGACGTCAGCGGTCCCCAGGGACGTGTCGCCGTCGAAGAACTCGACGGTCCCTGCCGTGTCGGTGCCCGTGACGGTCGCGGTCAGCGTGGCGCTCTCGTTGATCCCCGGGATCTCCGGGGACAGTGCGAGCGTCGTCGCGGTGGCGGTGAGCACGGAGATCGAGCCCGTGGAGGTGAACCCGGTTCCCGAGCCGACCGCCGTGACGGTCGCCTCGCCGATCGCGGCGTCCGTGGGCAGAGCAGCCGTGAGGACGACCGTGCCGCTCGCGTCGGCCAGCGCCTCACCGAGGCTCGCGGCGCCCACCGTGAAGGCCACGGACTCGCCCGAGCGGTAGCCCGAGGCCGTGAACGTCACCTGGTCGCCGGGGGCCGGCGTCGTGTCGCTGACCGTGACCGCACCGGTCGTCCCGGACGCCGCCAGCTCGGCACACGCATCGCCCTGCACACCAGCCGCGGGCAGTGCCACGGCGGAGCCGGTCACGCCGTCGTCCTCGCGGACGACGAGGTTGTCCAGCGCCTTCGAGCCCATGACGGCGCCCGAGGTGTTGATGACGGACGTCTTGATCACCGTGCTGTTGGTCGAGCTGGCCAGCTTGTCGCCGAGGATCGGCGACGAGACGACCTTGCACGTCTCGCCCGGGGCGAAGGTGACCTTCTCCATCGTGATGCCGCCGCGCCCCGTGGCCGACCCGAGGACCGACACGTAGCCCGTGACCGGGGTGGACGCCTTGTCGCTCAGGTAGACCGCGATGTCGGCGGTGCCGGGGGCATCACCCTCCGCGACCGACGTGCCGCGGACGTTGATCGTCGTCTCGGTCTTGACCGCGGGCGTGCCCACCGAGGACGACTCGAATGCGAGGTCCGAGAGGTAGACCGCGCCGGCGGGGGTCTCGTCAGCACCCGTCGCCGCGGCGAACCGCACCTCACGGATGTCCGACACGTCCAGGCCTGCGTCCTTCAGTGCGGACGTCGGCACGTTGACCTGCTGCAGCACGAGCTTCTTCAGCAGTGCGGACGTCCCCGACGCCGGCAGGCGGTTGACCGCCAGCGGGTTCAGGGCCGAGACCTTCGAGCTGTAGGTCGCACCCTCGGCGTCGATGACGCTGAGGGTCAGGTCGGTGCCGGCCTGGACCGACTCGTCGGCAGCGATCTTGACCGACAGACGCTCCGCACCAGCAGCGTTGCGCGCCTTGGCCGGCACGCCGACCCGCAGCTCGCTCGGCGTCTGGCCTGCCGTGAGTGCCGTCCACGCGAGCTTGGTGACCGGCGTCGCCGGCACGTTGCCGCCGTTGCTCGCCGGCGTCCAGTGCGGAGCCGCCGACGTGTTGATCGACGTCGTGCAGGCCGGCAGCGCCTGCGGGACCGTACGACCTGCCGCGCTCGCGCACACCGTGGCCGTCGCGGAGCCGACCGGACGGACCAGCGAGCTGGTCGACTCGAACGACGTGATCGTGGCGCGGGCCGAGGCCGGAGCCGTCGAGACGCTGCGGACGTCCTCACCGTTGAGCACGGCGGGAACCGTGCCCGATCCGTCGAACATGGGCAGGAACTGCTTCTCGCCACCGAGGGTCAGGCGGAACCAGCCGGCCATGTAGGCCGTGCCCATGTCGTACTGCTCCTGCGCCGTCATGCGGATGTTGGTGGCCGAGCGCGGACCGCAGACCGCGTCGGTCGACGTCGCGCCCCAGTCGTCGCTCACCGAGTAGCCGTACACACCGGGTGTCCAGACCGTGTTGAAGAAGTTGTGGTTGGCGCCCATCGCCCACACGCCGCTGCGCAGCGAGTCGTCGTCGAACGCGTAGCGCGAGTCGTCCAGCATGTGCTGGCCCTGCTGGTTGGAGACGTCGCCGTCGCAGTAGGGCAGGATCACGTTCATCGCGACGTTCGGGACGGTCATGCGCGCGAAGTCGACCGGCGCGAGGGGCAGGATCGTCTTGATCCCCCACGGCTTGTCGAGCGCCTGGTTGAGGGTTGCCGCGGAGGTGACGCCCTCGCCGCCTCGGGAGTGGCCCATCATGCCGACGTCGGTCAGGTCGAAGCGACCGACGAGGTCTGCGGGGCTCATCGGCTGCGTCGCCTCGGTCAGGCCCGGGAGCGGGCTCTGGTCGGCCAGGGCCTCGGCGAGGGTGACGTCCTTGTCGGTCTGCGCGTCGAAGTAGCTGAGCGGCTGGCCCTTGCCCGCCTTGTCGAGCATCGAGAGCGTGTCGAGCAGCAGCTGTCCGCGTGCCTGCGCACCCTGGTCGAGCGCGAGCTGGTTGTCGTTGGAGTTGATCGCGTTGGCCGCGATCGAGACGACCGCGTAGCCGTGACTCGCCAGCGCACGGGCCGTGCCGTCGTAGCCGGCGAAGCTCGGGACGTTGATCTGTCCGGGGTTGCAGGGCCAACGCGTCGCAGGCGTCACGCCGGTGCTGCACGAGGTGTGACGGCCGTGCAGGAGCAGCACGGTCGGGCGCGCCCCGCCGGTCTTGGGCAGGTAGATCTTGCCCTGCATCTCACCCTTGATGCCGCCGATGCCGGCCAGGGGGACGGACTGCGCGCCGAAGTTGTAGACCGACTCGGTGAACTCGTAGCGACCGGTCGAGGCGGGGTTGGCGTCGAGCTCCTCGGCCTGCGCCGCGAGCGGTGCTGCGGTCGCGGCAGCGCCTAGGCGGGCGGCGATGCCGGTCGACGGCTTGCTGAACCAGCCGGCGTCCACGTCGTCGGCCTTGACGACACCCGCGTCGGTCGTGAACACCGAGAGGCTCTTGCCGTCGCCGGACTCGGTCGCGATGCCGATCGACCGGCCGTCGACCTCGATCGTGGGCGCGTCCGAGACCATGGGCAGCTTCTTGTCCAGGTCGACCGTGACGAGATAGCCGCCGGGGGCCTGGGAGACCGACCAGTCCGAGCCGGAGGCGAGCTCTCCGTCTGCGGCTGACGCACCGGACGGCAGGGACACCAAGGGGATGGTCACGAGGGCGGCGGTCAGACCGAGTCGCCATCCGTGACGTCGTTGAGATAACAACACACAGCTCCTTAACGGGGGATGTCCGTCCGGCATGTCGACAACGTCGACCGGGAGACTCGGGCGGGCGCGACCAGCGTCGACGCACTCGGTTTCTGGATGGTTTCGCCGTACGTCACGAGCGTGTTTCGAAGTCGCCTCGGCGGTTAACAAATGGCGTCGGACCACGTCGGCGCGTGTGCTATCGACGTGTGCGCGGGCCCGCAGCCCAACCGGCGGTAGGACAGAATGTGGCCATGTCCGTGCGCACCCCTGACCCGAATCCCGGCTGGCTCCCCGACTTCGCCCTCGACGAGACGCGGGCCCGCGTGCCGATCCTGTACGTCGAGGCCGTCCCGGTGCGCGTCGACGCGAACGGCAACGTCGAGCACATCGGCATCCTGCTGCGCGGCTCGTCGACGACCGGCGCGATGACCCGCACCTTGGTGTCCGGTCGCGTCCTGCACGGGGAGGCGGTCCGCGACGCGCTGCTGCGCAACCTCGAGAAGGACCTGGGGCCGACGGCGTTCCCGCAGCTGCCGACCTCGATCGTGCCGTTCACGGTCGCGGAGTACCTCCCCTTCCCCGGCGTCTCCGCGCTGCACGATCCGCGTCAGCACGCGGTCGCACTGGCGTACGTCGTCGCCGTGACCGGTGAGTGCAACCCGCGCCAGGACGCCCTCGAGCTCACCTGGCTCACGCCCGAGGAGGCCGCGCACCCCGACGTGCTGGCCGACATGGAGGGTGGCCGCGGCGTGCTGCTCAAGCAGGCCCTCGCCCACGTGGGCGCCCTGCGCTGATGTCGTCCCTGCTCGTCCGAGCAGCCGTCGAGGACGACCTGGCAGTGATCCTCGGTTTGACCGCCGAGGACTCGATGCACTACTTCGACGAGCCGGCGGGCGTCTCGACCCGCCAGCGCGCGGCCTTCGCAGAGATCATCGCCGACGCGCACCAGGACCTCCTGGTCGGTGAGATCGACGGGACGGTCGTCTGCACCGCCCAGGTCACCTGGATGCGCATGCTGTCGGCCGACGGCGGGCTCTACTGCCAGGTGGAGGCGGTGCGCACGGCCGCAGCATCCCGGGGGCGCGGCATCGGCGGCGAGCTGATGGCCTGGATCGAGGCCGACGCTCGCCGGCGCGGCGCCGCACGGCTGCAGCTGACCAGCAACCGGCAGCGCACGCGGGCTCATGCGTTCTACGGGCGGCTGGGCTACGTCGCGTCTCACGTGGGGATGAAGAAGAACCTGTTGTGACGCGCAGCCCGGCCGGGCGTAGTCTGAATCCTGAGACAGTTCGTATCAGGATGTGGACATATGAGTGAGACCGGGGCGCGCGCACCGAGCCGCTGGCTGATGCTCGGCGTCTCGATGCTCGGTCAGGTCGCCGCCACGATCTACGTCAACGGCGCCCCGTTCCTCATCCCCTACCTGCACCTTGAGCGCGGGCTGAGCCTGCCCGAGGCCGGCGTCATCGCGGCTGCGCCGTTCGTGGGGGTCATGGCCACCCTCGTCCTGTGGGGGCTGGTGGTCGACCGGATCGGGGAACGCGCCAGCATGGCGGCGGGCCTGGCGATCGTCACCGTGGGCGCGACGGGGGCCGCGTTCAGCTCGTCTCTGGTCGCGCTCGGCGCCTGGTTCGTCCTCGGTGGCATCGGTGCGGGCAGTACCAACTCCGCGAGCGGGCGCATCGTGGTCGGCTGGTTCCCGGCCCACCGCCGTGGTCTCGCGATGGGCATCAGGCAGACCGCCCTGCCGCTCGGCGTCGGCGCCGCCGCCCTGCTGGTGCCCAACACGGTCTCCACGGAGGGGCTCCGCGCGACCCTGCTCGTCACGGCGGCGATCTGTGCCGCGGCGACCGCACTCGCGGCCCTGCTGATCGTCGACCCGCCCCGGCCCAGCCGCGAGCAGGCCGCCGACAGCGGACAGCTCGTCAACCCGTACCGCCGCGACCACCGCCTCACCCGCATCCACCTGGCCTCGGCCCTGCTCGTGATCCCGCAGTTCACGGTCTGGACCTACATGCTGGTCTGGCTGATCGACGAGAAGGGCTGGTCGACGTTCGCCGCGAGTGCGCTGGTCGCCGCGACCCAGCTGCTCGGCGCGGCCGGCCGGATCGGCGCGGGCTGGTGGTCCGACCGAGTCGGCAGCCGGCTGGGCCCGATGCGCGTGGTCGCGATCGCCGCGGCGGCGACGATGCTGGCCCTGGGCCTGCTGTCCGGGACCCCCCTCGGCATCGCGCTGATCGTCATCGCGACGGCCGTGACGGTCGCCGACAACGGCTTGGCGTTCACGTCCGTGGCCGAGATCGGCGGTCCGTACTGGTCCGGACGGGCCATGGGCCTGCAGAACACCGGCCAGTACGTCGTCTCGGCCGCAGTGCCCCCGCTGATCGGCGCGCTCATCTCCGGGCACGGCTACGCGGTCGCGTTCGCAGTCGTCGCGCTCGCCCCGCTCCTCGCGATCCCCCTCGTCCCAGTCCGAGGCGAACGCCTCTCAGCGACCGACTGACCCAGCCCGCGCCTCGCGAGGACTCAGGCCGTACGCGTCGCGGAAGGCGCCGTTGAACGTGCTGA contains these protein-coding regions:
- a CDS encoding ECF transporter S component yields the protein MSSAHTSPSGFYVHYRTIDLVTIATLGVAFGVIFWGWNKAYEPLSDLAVFGYPPSSALLAGVWLTAGVVGGLVVRKPGAAFATELIAAAVSTVVIGGSQWGFSTLASGFWQGIGAELVFLLFFYRRFGLVVAALAGAVAAGFEAVYEWSSYYPDWDWPYKLAHLGFFVTSGVVIAGLGGFALVRALARTGVLDAFGAGREQAVEV
- a CDS encoding NAD(P)/FAD-dependent oxidoreductase; its protein translation is MINGGVSFWWEQIGRPEQRPGLDGDLDCDVCIVGGGLTGLWTAYALAGLDPSLDIVVLEAEFAGFGASGRNGGWLSAELSGSKGRYAATHGAEGVRALVGAMQRAVDDVIEVCRVEGIDADIAKDGVLYVARSPSQLVRLREGLADDASWGLGDSHRVELGVDELAERVRVDRAVGATFSPHCARVHPAKLVAGIAAAAERRGVRILEGTRVTRIEPGVATTDHGVVRAARILRCLEGYTASVRGQRRTWLPMNSAMIVTDPLPEAVWDEIGWAGAELLGDRANAYCYAQRTADGRIALGGRGIPYRFGSRTDVDGRTQAWTVESLTGILHGMFPATRGAAIAHAWCGVLGVPRDWCASVSYDPSTGLGSAGGYVGSGLTTTHLAGRTLADLVLGRESDLTALPWVDRSVRRWEPEPLRWLGVRAMYGLYREADRREDRGLVRPSRLARIGDRLTGR
- a CDS encoding GOLPH3/VPS74 family protein; this encodes MTTAENFLLVLTDSDTGKAPIGQMAVEPVFGGAFLFDLVAAGRLELQGTGRKARLVVTDPTPVPDPLLQAAFERVLSARRPLTPQSAVSRLGKKGRERTYDALAAAGAVRPRPEKALGLFPVTRHDVVDVARREALLAGIRASLLNGQPADETTGPIIGLLSAADLTKAVVDKPDRSLAKARAKVISEGDWASASVRKAIQAAQSAITTTIVAATIVTSSSS
- a CDS encoding Ig-like domain repeat protein — translated: MSLPSGASAADGELASGSDWSVSQAPGGYLVTVDLDKKLPMVSDAPTIEVDGRSIGIATESGDGKSLSVFTTDAGVVKADDVDAGWFSKPSTGIAARLGAAATAAPLAAQAEELDANPASTGRYEFTESVYNFGAQSVPLAGIGGIKGEMQGKIYLPKTGGARPTVLLLHGRHTSCSTGVTPATRWPCNPGQINVPSFAGYDGTARALASHGYAVVSIAANAINSNDNQLALDQGAQARGQLLLDTLSMLDKAGKGQPLSYFDAQTDKDVTLAEALADQSPLPGLTEATQPMSPADLVGRFDLTDVGMMGHSRGGEGVTSAATLNQALDKPWGIKTILPLAPVDFARMTVPNVAMNVILPYCDGDVSNQQGQHMLDDSRYAFDDDSLRSGVWAMGANHNFFNTVWTPGVYGYSVSDDWGATSTDAVCGPRSATNIRMTAQEQYDMGTAYMAGWFRLTLGGEKQFLPMFDGSGTVPAVLNGEDVRSVSTAPASARATITSFESTSSLVRPVGSATATVCASAAGRTVPQALPACTTSINTSAAPHWTPASNGGNVPATPVTKLAWTALTAGQTPSELRVGVPAKARNAAGAERLSVKIAADESVQAGTDLTLSVIDAEGATYSSKVSALNPLAVNRLPASGTSALLKKLVLQQVNVPTSALKDAGLDVSDIREVRFAAATGADETPAGAVYLSDLAFESSSVGTPAVKTETTINVRGTSVAEGDAPGTADIAVYLSDKASTPVTGYVSVLGSATGRGGITMEKVTFAPGETCKVVSSPILGDKLASSTNSTVIKTSVINTSGAVMGSKALDNLVVREDDGVTGSAVALPAAGVQGDACAELAASGTTGAVTVSDTTPAPGDQVTFTASGYRSGESVAFTVGAASLGEALADASGTVVLTAALPTDAAIGEATVTAVGSGTGFTSTGSISVLTATATTLALSPEIPGINESATLTATVTGTDTAGTVEFFDGDTSLGTADVTDGTATLEVPAGFKAGEHSFTAAFGQTASAQRSESNVVGLTLTKGKSGIAMVLASDTSVYGTGVKGSVGVANGDGGTVTVSYGSTSFDVQLGDEGTATFSLPKTLNAGTYDVEAVFNGTDKVDPSGVATAKHVVKKKATTAKTSSKSKVKKGKSFTVKTYVRGATAGTQPTGTVKVYVKKSGGKYVLTRTLKVSAAAKGVVSTKVKVTKTGTARIKSVYSGNGNYAGVTSPTKAVRITK
- a CDS encoding DUF4916 domain-containing protein; this translates as MSVRTPDPNPGWLPDFALDETRARVPILYVEAVPVRVDANGNVEHIGILLRGSSTTGAMTRTLVSGRVLHGEAVRDALLRNLEKDLGPTAFPQLPTSIVPFTVAEYLPFPGVSALHDPRQHAVALAYVVAVTGECNPRQDALELTWLTPEEAAHPDVLADMEGGRGVLLKQALAHVGALR
- a CDS encoding GNAT family N-acetyltransferase, producing the protein MSSLLVRAAVEDDLAVILGLTAEDSMHYFDEPAGVSTRQRAAFAEIIADAHQDLLVGEIDGTVVCTAQVTWMRMLSADGGLYCQVEAVRTAAASRGRGIGGELMAWIEADARRRGAARLQLTSNRQRTRAHAFYGRLGYVASHVGMKKNLL
- a CDS encoding MFS transporter, which translates into the protein MSETGARAPSRWLMLGVSMLGQVAATIYVNGAPFLIPYLHLERGLSLPEAGVIAAAPFVGVMATLVLWGLVVDRIGERASMAAGLAIVTVGATGAAFSSSLVALGAWFVLGGIGAGSTNSASGRIVVGWFPAHRRGLAMGIRQTALPLGVGAAALLVPNTVSTEGLRATLLVTAAICAAATALAALLIVDPPRPSREQAADSGQLVNPYRRDHRLTRIHLASALLVIPQFTVWTYMLVWLIDEKGWSTFAASALVAATQLLGAAGRIGAGWWSDRVGSRLGPMRVVAIAAAATMLALGLLSGTPLGIALIVIATAVTVADNGLAFTSVAEIGGPYWSGRAMGLQNTGQYVVSAAVPPLIGALISGHGYAVAFAVVALAPLLAIPLVPVRGERLSATD